From Rudanella lutea DSM 19387, a single genomic window includes:
- a CDS encoding GNAT family N-acetyltransferase — MLPDLTCLTLDTDRLRLESISDAYTDAIFGEFTPTIATYMYPAPAQERTDTEHFVAQAVQHNAQGHDLTLVILDRQTGEFLGCIGLHNLTEPRPVFGIWVKESAHMHGYGREAVRALKRWADRFLDYEYLTYPVDSRNMASRKIPESLGACIVNQYDGTGGMGQPLTLITYRIDR, encoded by the coding sequence ATGCTTCCCGATTTAACCTGCCTCACCCTCGACACCGACCGACTGAGGCTCGAATCTATTTCTGACGCCTACACCGACGCTATTTTTGGGGAGTTTACCCCCACCATTGCCACGTATATGTACCCCGCCCCGGCTCAGGAGCGCACCGATACCGAACACTTTGTGGCCCAGGCCGTGCAACACAACGCGCAGGGCCACGACCTGACGCTGGTGATTCTGGACCGCCAAACGGGCGAGTTTCTGGGCTGTATTGGCCTGCACAACCTCACCGAACCACGACCGGTGTTTGGTATCTGGGTGAAAGAGTCGGCACATATGCACGGGTACGGCCGCGAAGCCGTGCGGGCGCTCAAACGATGGGCCGACCGTTTCCTCGATTATGAGTACCTGACGTACCCGGTCGATTCGCGCAATATGGCCAGCCGTAAAATCCCCGAATCACTCGGGGCCTGCATTGTGAATCAATACGACGGTACCGGCGGCATGGGACAGCCGCTTACCCTGATTACATACCGGATTGACCGCTGA